A window from Hallerella porci encodes these proteins:
- a CDS encoding tetratricopeptide repeat protein, with protein MAATVESLRKAIGKKKQSMAFAWLADLLCDRGELDEAKECVTSGLEAFPDSVEGHLVLSKILVAKEEWDSAIQACEFVLLRNSCCLSALRRMGDAYAAKGDAQNSKHYYLLLRNLDPLDPFWTSENAPNLFEETPTSESAEPLSAAEATAADVSLDELLKDQPLDLPDEPLIEKSPETIAPQAAAPVESAPAPAETTPAEKTAPQASESSTDEDDPFASFATLASAEDENDGEVSFNDLESSLNSAIAGFAPTNTDKDVFPAEEIEGNDISTALSGIFGSTEVSEPEPVAKEEPAETLNIPPAEDKPQTLSDAFDDIFGEDELPEEFVPSKAAEKPAETSLDLPTEDLKLDETSAPAENVAPISEEKSEAKSKAENSADDVLNLDEPASAQELDKSVTNSFDSLFGSDLDDLPTEDLKLDEASAPAENAAPISEEKSEAKSKAENSADDVLNLDEPASAQELDKSVTNSFDSLFGSDLDDLPTEDLKLDEASAPAENAAPISEEKSEAKSKAENSADDVLNLDEPASAQELDKSVTNSFDSLFGSDSDDFPTEDLKLDEASAPAENAAPISEEKPEEKSEAKSEAENSADDVLNLDEPASAQELDKSVTNSFDSLFGSDSDDLPTEDLKLDETSAPAENVAPISEEKPEEKSEAENSADDVLNLDEPASAQELNKSVTNSFDSLFGSDSDDLPTEDLKLDETSAPAENVAPISEEKPEEKSEAENSADDVLNLDEPASAQELNKSVTNSFDSLFGSDSDDFPTEYLKFNETSAPAENAVPISKEKPEEKSEAKAEPENSADDVLNLDEPASAQELNKSVTNSFDSLFGSDSDDLPEDPTTSTRTLAEIYFEQGVYDEAEKIYRDLIRKEPEDESLRSRLAEIEKIRNEKNP; from the coding sequence ATGGCAGCAACGGTAGAATCACTCCGCAAGGCAATCGGCAAAAAGAAACAATCGATGGCTTTCGCTTGGCTCGCAGACCTTTTGTGCGACCGCGGCGAATTGGACGAAGCAAAAGAATGCGTTACATCGGGACTTGAAGCTTTCCCCGATAGCGTGGAAGGTCATTTGGTTCTTTCTAAAATTCTCGTCGCAAAAGAAGAATGGGATAGCGCCATTCAAGCTTGCGAATTTGTCCTGCTCCGCAATTCGTGTTGTCTGTCGGCTTTACGCCGAATGGGCGACGCTTATGCTGCAAAGGGCGACGCTCAGAATAGCAAACATTATTACTTGCTCCTCCGTAATTTGGATCCACTCGACCCGTTCTGGACGAGCGAAAATGCTCCGAACTTATTCGAAGAAACGCCGACGTCGGAATCTGCCGAACCGCTTTCTGCTGCAGAAGCGACCGCTGCCGATGTTTCTCTCGATGAATTGCTGAAAGATCAACCGCTCGATTTGCCGGATGAACCGCTTATCGAAAAGAGCCCCGAAACGATTGCTCCGCAAGCGGCTGCGCCGGTAGAATCAGCTCCTGCTCCCGCAGAAACGACTCCTGCAGAAAAAACTGCACCGCAAGCTTCGGAATCTTCGACGGATGAAGATGATCCGTTCGCCTCTTTCGCCACTCTCGCTTCGGCAGAGGATGAAAACGATGGCGAAGTTTCGTTCAACGATTTGGAAAGCAGCTTGAACAGTGCCATCGCGGGCTTTGCGCCGACGAATACGGACAAAGATGTTTTCCCTGCCGAAGAAATCGAAGGCAATGATATTTCGACTGCGCTCTCTGGCATTTTTGGTTCGACAGAAGTAAGCGAACCCGAGCCTGTAGCGAAAGAAGAACCGGCAGAAACTTTGAACATTCCGCCTGCCGAAGATAAACCGCAAACCCTTTCGGATGCGTTTGACGATATCTTTGGCGAAGATGAATTGCCCGAAGAATTTGTTCCGTCGAAGGCTGCAGAAAAACCAGCGGAAACTTCGCTCGATCTCCCTACAGAAGATTTGAAGCTTGACGAAACTTCTGCGCCTGCAGAAAATGTCGCGCCAATTTCGGAAGAAAAATCCGAAGCAAAATCGAAAGCGGAAAATTCCGCAGACGATGTTTTGAATTTGGATGAACCGGCGAGTGCTCAAGAATTGGACAAGTCGGTGACGAATTCGTTTGATAGTTTATTTGGCAGCGATTTGGACGATCTCCCTACAGAAGATTTGAAGCTTGACGAGGCGTCCGCGCCCGCAGAAAATGCCGCGCCAATTTCGGAAGAAAAATCCGAAGCAAAATCGAAAGCGGAAAATTCCGCAGACGATGTTTTGAATTTGGATGAACCGGCGAGTGCTCAAGAATTGGACAAGTCGGTGACGAATTCGTTTGATAGTTTATTTGGCAGCGATTTGGACGATCTCCCTACAGAAGATTTGAAGCTTGACGAGGCGTCCGCGCCCGCAGAAAATGCCGCGCCAATTTCGGAAGAAAAATCCGAAGCAAAATCGAAAGCGGAAAATTCCGCAGACGATGTTTTGAATTTGGATGAACCGGCGAGTGCTCAAGAATTGGACAAGTCGGTGACGAATTCATTTGACAGTTTATTCGGCAGCGATTCGGACGATTTCCCGACAGAAGATTTGAAGCTTGACGAGGCGTCCGCGCCCGCAGAAAATGCCGCGCCAATTTCGGAAGAAAAACCGGAAGAAAAATCCGAAGCAAAATCGGAAGCGGAAAATTCCGCAGACGATGTTTTGAATTTGGATGAACCGGCGAGTGCTCAAGAATTGGACAAGTCGGTGACGAATTCATTTGACAGTTTATTCGGCAGCGATTCGGACGATCTCCCGACGGAAGATTTGAAGCTTGACGAAACTTCTGCGCCCGCAGAAAATGTCGCGCCAATTTCGGAAGAAAAACCGGAAGAAAAATCGGAAGCGGAAAATTCCGCAGACGATGTTTTGAATTTGGATGAACCGGCGAGTGCTCAAGAATTGAACAAGTCGGTGACGAATTCGTTTGACAGTTTATTCGGCAGCGATTCGGACGATCTCCCGACGGAAGATTTGAAGCTTGACGAAACTTCTGCGCCCGCAGAAAATGTCGCGCCAATTTCGGAAGAAAAACCGGAAGAAAAATCGGAAGCGGAAAATTCCGCAGATGATGTTTTGAATTTGGATGAACCGGCGAGTGCTCAAGAATTGAACAAGTCGGTGACGAATTCGTTTGACAGTTTATTCGGCAGCGACTCGGACGATTTCCCGACAGAATATTTGAAGTTTAACGAAACTTCTGCGCCCGCGGAAAATGCCGTGCCAATTTCGAAAGAAAAACCGGAAGAAAAATCCGAAGCAAAAGCGGAACCAGAAAATTCCGCAGACGACGTTTTGAATTTGGATGAACCGGCTAGTGCTCAAGAATTAAACAAGTCGGTGACGAATTCGTTTGACAGTTTATTCGGCAGCGATTCGGACGATCTCCCGGAAGACCCGACGACGAGCACGCGGACTTTAGCCGAAATTTATTTTGAACAAGGCGTTTACGACGAAGCAGAAAAAATTTATCGGGATTTGATTCGCAAAGAACCCGAAGATGAATCTCTGCGGAGTCGTCTTGCCGAAATTGAAAAAATTCGCAACGAAAAAAATCCATAA
- a CDS encoding type IV pilus twitching motility protein PilT — MAAIKIEQLLRLMAQKKASDLHIRVGVPPIYRINGKLTKVVDVAIDAATMDEFLMDMMNRDQMNRFETNKECDFAVGAREMGRFRVNVFRQRGSSAMVIRHIKASIPKFEELNLPPVILELAERKRGLVLVTGTTGSGKSTCLASMIDHLNDTVADNIITVEDPIEYLHKDRTSIVSQREIGVDTNSYANALRSALRQDPDVLLVGEIRDLETMQIALTAADTGHMVFATIHTTNATETIARVLSMYPPHQHDEVRLLLGECLAGIVSLRLLPKSDGAGRVPASEIMINTAAIREYIIDKNKTGMIEQAIAEGHMQYHSQTFDQALLDLYSKKLITYEVALGAATNPDDFDLKVRGISGTSERGWM; from the coding sequence ATGGCCGCTATCAAAATTGAACAGCTTCTGCGTTTGATGGCGCAGAAGAAAGCTTCGGACTTGCATATTCGCGTAGGCGTTCCGCCGATTTATCGTATCAACGGAAAGTTGACGAAGGTCGTCGATGTGGCGATTGACGCGGCGACGATGGACGAATTTTTGATGGATATGATGAACCGCGATCAGATGAACCGGTTCGAAACCAATAAAGAATGCGACTTTGCTGTCGGTGCCCGCGAAATGGGACGTTTCCGTGTGAACGTTTTTCGTCAGCGCGGATCTTCGGCAATGGTAATCCGCCATATTAAAGCGTCCATTCCGAAATTTGAAGAATTGAATTTGCCGCCGGTCATTTTGGAACTCGCCGAACGGAAACGCGGACTTGTTCTCGTTACCGGAACAACGGGCTCGGGAAAATCGACTTGCTTGGCTTCGATGATCGACCATTTGAACGATACCGTCGCCGATAATATTATCACCGTCGAAGACCCGATTGAATATTTGCACAAAGATCGCACTTCCATTGTTTCGCAGCGCGAAATCGGCGTGGACACGAATTCTTATGCAAATGCATTACGCTCTGCGCTTCGTCAAGACCCCGATGTTCTCTTGGTCGGTGAAATTCGTGATTTGGAAACGATGCAAATTGCATTAACCGCAGCCGATACCGGTCACATGGTTTTTGCAACGATTCACACAACGAATGCGACCGAAACGATTGCCCGCGTTCTTTCGATGTATCCGCCGCATCAACACGATGAAGTGCGTCTTCTTCTCGGCGAATGTTTGGCGGGCATTGTAAGCCTTCGCCTTCTCCCGAAATCGGATGGCGCAGGACGCGTTCCCGCTTCGGAAATTATGATTAACACCGCAGCGATTCGCGAATACATTATCGATAAAAATAAAACGGGAATGATCGAACAAGCAATCGCCGAAGGTCACATGCAATATCACAGCCAGACTTTTGACCAAGCTTTGTTGGATTTGTATTCCAAAAAATTGATTACTTATGAAGTCGCATTGGGTGCAGCAACGAATCCGGATGACTTTGATTTGAAAGTCCGCGGCATCTCGGGAACTTCGGAACGCGGCTGGATGTAA